Proteins from a single region of Streptomyces sp. Tu 3180:
- a CDS encoding DoxX family protein, which produces MTRYDRTCYDRRDLGLLLLRLGTGGVLAAHGAQKLFGWFGGGGIEGTGQFMESVGYAPGKASATAAGLAETGGGVLLALGLATPAAGAAAAGAMAGAAAVHAPSGFFAQEGGYEYAASLGLTAAGLAIAGPGRLSLDHALRHAVNRGWMVPTAFATVAAATVVAVGARSRRLRKAKEGEQEPLFEE; this is translated from the coding sequence GTGACCCGTTACGACCGAACCTGTTACGACCGACGCGATCTGGGCCTGCTGCTGCTCCGGCTGGGAACGGGCGGGGTGCTGGCGGCGCACGGCGCGCAGAAGCTGTTCGGCTGGTTCGGCGGGGGCGGGATCGAGGGCACCGGCCAGTTCATGGAGTCCGTCGGCTACGCGCCCGGCAAGGCCAGCGCGACGGCGGCCGGCCTCGCGGAGACCGGCGGCGGCGTCCTCCTGGCGCTCGGCCTCGCCACCCCGGCGGCGGGCGCCGCGGCGGCCGGCGCGATGGCGGGCGCGGCCGCCGTGCACGCGCCCAGCGGCTTCTTCGCCCAGGAGGGCGGCTACGAGTACGCCGCGAGCCTGGGGCTGACGGCCGCGGGCCTCGCCATCGCGGGCCCCGGGCGCCTCTCCCTCGACCACGCCCTCCGCCACGCGGTCAACCGGGGCTGGATGGTCCCGACGGCCTTCGCGACGGTCGCGGCGGCCACGGTGGTGGCCGTGGGGGCGCGCAGCAGGCGGCTGCGGAAGGCGAAGGAGGGCGAACAGGAGCCCCTGTTCGAGGAGTAG
- a CDS encoding alpha/beta hydrolase family protein — translation MFWRSARLRLRLLLPLVIAGLLLPAEGYAAYADAGAPAPHRGARVVAEEDVGERLVDLTFDSPALGRTAKVRLLTPDGWEDRRPGRSWPVLYLLVGGDGNHKAWTEDYDARLQELPGLRDVLVVMPEMPLFGFYSDWYNDGRGGPPAVETFHLREVRPLLERHYGAGTRRVAAGESQGGFGGLSYAGRHPGLFRAVASYSGYVHPLQHPHAVRAGMTALGLDWKALWGDPVAQRANWEAHDPYHLADRLRDIPVHLSSGDGRVGELNPPGTQPDPEVPGLEDPSDPFPDDVVSPTETIMERESRALAARLESAGTPVATHFYSGTHDAPYWVREFRRSLPLLLRALHRTAGHGG, via the coding sequence ATGTTCTGGCGCTCTGCGCGGCTGCGGCTGCGGCTCCTGCTCCCCCTGGTGATCGCGGGTCTCCTCCTGCCGGCGGAGGGCTACGCGGCGTACGCCGACGCGGGCGCGCCGGCACCGCACCGCGGTGCCCGGGTCGTCGCCGAGGAGGACGTCGGCGAACGCCTGGTCGACCTCACGTTCGATTCGCCCGCCCTGGGGCGCACCGCGAAGGTCCGGCTGCTGACCCCGGACGGCTGGGAGGACCGGCGGCCGGGCCGGAGCTGGCCGGTGCTCTACCTCCTGGTCGGCGGCGACGGCAACCACAAGGCCTGGACGGAGGACTACGACGCCCGTCTCCAGGAGCTGCCCGGACTCCGGGACGTGCTCGTGGTGATGCCCGAGATGCCGCTGTTCGGCTTCTACAGCGACTGGTACAACGACGGCCGGGGCGGTCCGCCCGCCGTGGAGACCTTCCACCTCCGGGAGGTGCGCCCCCTGCTGGAACGCCACTACGGCGCCGGCACCCGCCGGGTGGCCGCGGGCGAGTCGCAAGGGGGGTTCGGCGGCCTCTCCTACGCCGGCCGGCACCCCGGACTGTTCCGGGCGGTGGCGAGCTACAGCGGTTACGTGCACCCCTTGCAGCATCCGCACGCGGTCCGGGCCGGGATGACCGCCCTGGGCCTGGACTGGAAGGCGTTGTGGGGCGACCCGGTCGCCCAGCGCGCGAACTGGGAGGCCCACGACCCGTACCACCTGGCCGACCGGCTGCGCGACATCCCCGTCCACCTCTCCAGCGGCGACGGCAGGGTGGGCGAGCTCAACCCGCCGGGCACGCAGCCCGATCCGGAGGTCCCCGGACTGGAGGACCCGTCCGACCCGTTCCCCGACGACGTCGTCTCCCCCACCGAGACGATCATGGAACGCGAGTCCCGCGCCCTGGCCGCACGCCTGGAGTCCGCCGGAACCCCGGTGGCGACGCACTTCTACTCCGGCACGCACGACGCGCCGTACTGGGTGAGGGAGTTCCGCAGGTCCCTGCCCCTGCTCCTGCGCGCCCTGCACCGCACCGCAGGTCACGGCGGCTGA
- a CDS encoding small ribosomal subunit Rsm22 family protein, giving the protein MNAPAASLNPAETLRGALAGLLDGLPPRQAAQAVERLIANYRGATPTGAPILRDRADVAAYAAYRMPATFEAVRSALEAFADAVPGWAPGDHVDVGGGTGAAAWAVSATWEGKRPVTVLDWAEPALALGREIAAAHPALRDVRWQRARIGAALPLESTDLVTVSYVLNELTAPDRAALVDAAAGAARSVVIVEPGTPDGYARVIEARDRLVSAGFRVAAPCPHSAACPIAPGTDWCHFSARVSRSSLHRQVKGGSLAYEDEKFSYVAATRLPASPVPARVVRRPQIRKGQVLLDLCETEPSLRRTTVTKRQGDLYRAARDTDWGDAWPPPAGH; this is encoded by the coding sequence GTGAACGCCCCCGCCGCCTCCCTCAACCCCGCCGAGACCCTGCGCGGTGCCCTCGCCGGGCTGCTCGACGGGCTGCCGCCGCGGCAGGCCGCGCAGGCCGTCGAGCGGCTGATCGCCAACTACCGGGGCGCCACCCCGACCGGGGCGCCCATCCTGCGGGACCGGGCCGACGTGGCCGCGTACGCCGCGTACCGCATGCCCGCGACGTTCGAGGCGGTGCGCTCGGCGCTGGAGGCGTTCGCGGACGCGGTGCCCGGGTGGGCGCCCGGCGACCACGTGGACGTGGGCGGCGGCACCGGCGCGGCGGCCTGGGCGGTGAGCGCGACCTGGGAGGGGAAGCGGCCGGTGACGGTCCTGGACTGGGCCGAGCCCGCACTCGCCCTCGGCCGGGAGATCGCCGCCGCCCACCCCGCCCTGAGGGACGTCCGCTGGCAGCGCGCCCGCATCGGGGCGGCGCTCCCCCTGGAGAGCACGGACCTGGTCACCGTCTCCTACGTCCTCAACGAGCTGACCGCCCCCGACCGCGCCGCCCTCGTGGACGCCGCCGCCGGGGCCGCCCGGTCCGTGGTGATCGTCGAACCCGGCACCCCCGACGGCTACGCCCGCGTCATCGAGGCCCGCGACCGGCTGGTCTCCGCCGGCTTCCGGGTCGCCGCCCCCTGCCCGCACAGCGCCGCCTGCCCCATCGCCCCCGGCACCGACTGGTGCCACTTCTCGGCCCGGGTCAGCCGCTCCTCGCTGCACCGCCAGGTCAAGGGCGGCTCCCTCGCCTACGAGGACGAGAAGTTCAGCTACGTCGCCGCCACCCGCCTCCCGGCGAGCCCCGTACCCGCCCGCGTCGTCCGCAGGCCGCAGATCCGCAAGGGCCAGGTCCTCCTCGACCTGTGCGAGACGGAACCGTCCCTGCGCCGGACCACCGTCACCAAGCGCCAGGGCGACCTGTACCGGGCGGCCCGGGACACCGACTGGGGCGACGCCTGGCCGCCCCCGGCCGGGCACTAG
- a CDS encoding Gfo/Idh/MocA family oxidoreductase, which produces MTGQRVRWGILATGGIAATFTADLVDLPDAEVVAVASRSPEPAKAFAERFGIPRAYGDWESLARDEEVDIVYVATPHSAHRVAAGLCLEAGRNVLCEKPFTLNAREAGELVALARENGRFLMEAMWMYCNPMVRRLKALVDDGAIGDVRSIQADFGLAGPFPASHRLRDPALGGGALLDLGVYPVSFTQLLLGEPADVVARATLSEEGVDLQTGALLSWDDGALASVHCSIVGGTATSASVTGSKGRIDIPYGFFFPDRFVLHREGRDAEEFTADPADGPRNSLGHEAAEAMRALRAGETESPLVPLDGTLAVMRTLDAIRDRVGVRYPGEARETR; this is translated from the coding sequence ATGACGGGGCAGAGGGTGCGCTGGGGGATCCTGGCGACCGGCGGCATCGCCGCGACGTTCACGGCGGATCTGGTGGACCTGCCGGACGCGGAGGTCGTGGCGGTGGCGTCGCGGTCGCCGGAACCGGCGAAGGCGTTCGCCGAGCGGTTCGGGATACCGCGGGCGTACGGCGACTGGGAGTCGCTGGCGCGGGACGAGGAGGTCGACATCGTCTACGTCGCCACGCCGCACTCGGCGCACCGCGTGGCGGCCGGGCTGTGCCTGGAGGCCGGGCGGAACGTGCTGTGCGAGAAGCCGTTCACGCTGAACGCGCGCGAGGCGGGCGAACTGGTCGCGCTGGCGCGGGAGAACGGGCGCTTCCTGATGGAGGCGATGTGGATGTACTGCAACCCCATGGTGCGGCGGCTCAAGGCGCTGGTCGACGACGGCGCGATCGGCGACGTGCGCAGCATTCAGGCGGACTTCGGGCTCGCGGGACCCTTCCCGGCCTCGCACCGGCTGCGCGACCCGGCGCTGGGCGGGGGCGCGCTGCTGGACCTCGGGGTGTATCCGGTGTCGTTCACGCAACTGCTGCTCGGGGAGCCGGCGGACGTGGTGGCGCGGGCGACGCTCTCGGAGGAGGGCGTCGACCTCCAGACGGGGGCGCTGCTCTCCTGGGACGACGGCGCGCTCGCCTCGGTGCACTGCTCCATCGTCGGCGGCACGGCGACCTCCGCCTCGGTCACCGGGTCGAAGGGCCGGATCGACATCCCGTACGGCTTCTTCTTCCCGGACCGGTTCGTGCTGCACCGGGAGGGCCGGGACGCCGAGGAGTTCACGGCCGACCCGGCGGACGGCCCCCGCAACAGCCTCGGGCACGAGGCCGCGGAGGCGATGCGGGCCCTGCGGGCCGGCGAGACCGAGTCGCCGCTCGTCCCGCTCGACGGCACCCTCGCCGTGATGCGGACGCTCGACGCGATCCGGGACCGCGTCGGCGTCCGCTACCCGGGAGAGGCGCGGGAGACCCGCTGA
- a CDS encoding nuclear transport factor 2 family protein, protein MTIQTTRLSDPAVRAFVTAVNHHDREGFMALLAPGATMADDGSDRDLADWTDREIFSSNGHLEVDNESDGGRSIIARYRNDTWGEMRTRWTFTVDDDGRISRFETGQA, encoded by the coding sequence ATGACGATTCAGACCACCCGTCTCAGCGATCCGGCCGTCCGGGCCTTCGTCACCGCCGTCAACCACCACGACCGCGAGGGCTTCATGGCCCTCCTCGCACCCGGCGCGACCATGGCGGACGACGGCAGCGACCGTGACCTCGCCGACTGGACCGACCGGGAGATCTTCTCCTCCAACGGCCACCTGGAGGTCGACAACGAGTCCGACGGCGGCCGCAGCATCATCGCCCGCTACCGCAACGACACCTGGGGCGAGATGCGCACCCGCTGGACCTTCACCGTCGACGACGACGGCAGGATCTCCCGTTTCGAGACCGGTCAGGCCTGA
- a CDS encoding alkaline phosphatase D family protein, translated as MTPEARQPQHAPELRAAARHIGRRRFLTVTGAAAALAFAVNLPAAGTAAAAELDAARITEDPFTLGVASGDPLPGSVLLWTRLAPAPFQPDGGLPAERVTVHWEVAYDEGFRRIARRGTATAHPEFHHTVHAEVAHLAAGRTFYYRFRAGRWISPTGRTRTAPAPDDRTASLTLAAVSCQAYHDGYFTPYAHLAGDDVDVVFHLGDYLYEYAVNSAGGARGYTDRSLPALFNRETVTLEDYRLRYALYRTDPDLRAAHAAHPFVVTWDDHETENNYADDVPENSVPPEEFLLRRASAYRAYWENQPLRRPQLPEGPDMRLYRRLHWGRLAQFDVLDTRQYRSNQAYGDGARLPGPDIDDPSRTMTGESQERWLLDGWRSSRALWNVVPQQVVFSQRKFDLTTPSRLSMDAWDGYRASRRRILDGARDAGIENLMVLTGDVHVGYAFDIKDDFDDPDSRTVGTEIVATSVASGKDGSDRPANWDTYMTANPHLRFYNGRRGYVTVELGREAARADFRTVPYVTRPGAPVTTAASFVTAAGEPGLRPA; from the coding sequence ATGACACCCGAGGCCCGTCAGCCACAGCACGCCCCCGAACTCCGCGCGGCCGCCCGGCACATCGGCCGCCGCCGCTTCCTGACCGTCACCGGCGCCGCCGCCGCGCTCGCCTTCGCGGTCAACCTGCCCGCCGCGGGCACCGCGGCCGCCGCCGAGCTCGACGCCGCGCGGATCACCGAGGACCCCTTCACGCTCGGCGTCGCCTCCGGCGACCCGCTGCCCGGCTCCGTGCTCCTGTGGACCCGGCTCGCCCCCGCACCGTTCCAGCCCGACGGCGGCCTGCCCGCCGAACGCGTCACCGTCCACTGGGAGGTGGCGTACGACGAGGGGTTCCGCCGCATCGCCAGACGCGGCACCGCCACCGCCCACCCCGAGTTCCACCACACCGTGCACGCCGAGGTCGCCCACCTCGCCGCCGGCCGCACGTTCTACTACCGCTTCCGCGCGGGCCGCTGGATCAGCCCGACCGGCCGGACCCGCACCGCCCCCGCGCCGGACGACCGCACCGCCTCCCTCACCCTGGCCGCCGTCTCCTGCCAGGCGTACCACGACGGCTACTTCACCCCGTACGCCCATCTCGCCGGCGACGACGTCGACGTGGTCTTCCACCTCGGCGACTACCTGTACGAGTACGCGGTCAACTCCGCGGGCGGGGCCCGCGGTTACACCGACCGGTCCCTGCCCGCCCTGTTCAACCGCGAGACCGTGACCCTGGAGGACTACCGGCTGCGGTACGCCCTCTACCGCACCGACCCCGACCTGCGCGCCGCGCACGCGGCCCACCCCTTCGTGGTCACCTGGGACGACCACGAGACCGAGAACAACTACGCGGACGACGTACCCGAGAACAGCGTCCCGCCGGAGGAGTTCCTGCTGCGCCGCGCCTCCGCCTACCGGGCCTACTGGGAGAACCAGCCCCTGCGCCGCCCCCAGTTGCCCGAGGGCCCCGACATGCGGCTGTACCGGCGCCTGCACTGGGGCCGGCTCGCCCAGTTCGACGTGCTCGACACCCGGCAGTACCGCTCCAACCAGGCCTACGGCGACGGCGCCCGGCTGCCCGGCCCGGACATCGACGACCCGTCGCGCACCATGACCGGCGAGTCCCAGGAGCGGTGGCTGCTCGACGGCTGGCGCTCCTCGCGGGCGCTGTGGAACGTCGTGCCGCAGCAGGTCGTCTTCTCCCAGCGGAAGTTCGACCTCACCACGCCCTCGCGGCTGTCCATGGACGCCTGGGACGGCTACCGCGCCTCCCGCCGCCGGATCCTGGACGGGGCGCGGGACGCCGGGATCGAGAACCTGATGGTGCTCACCGGTGACGTCCACGTCGGCTACGCCTTCGACATCAAGGACGACTTCGACGACCCGGACTCCCGGACCGTCGGCACCGAGATCGTGGCCACCTCGGTCGCCAGCGGCAAGGACGGCTCCGACCGGCCCGCGAACTGGGACACCTACATGACCGCCAACCCGCACCTGCGGTTCTACAACGGCCGGCGCGGCTACGTGACCGTCGAGCTCGGCAGGGAGGCGGCGCGCGCCGACTTCCGGACGGTGCCGTACGTGACCAGGCCCGGGGCGCCGGTCACGACGGCGGCGTCCTTCGTCACGGCGGCGGGGGAGCCGGGGCTCAGGCCGGCCTGA
- a CDS encoding aldo/keto reductase has protein sequence MDTTRTLGRSGIEVSAVGCGCWAIGGEWQDPDGQPLGWGRVDDDESVRAIRRAVDLGVTFFDTADVYGTGHSERVLGRALGRRRDEVVVATKWGNVFDADTRTLTGGDDSPAHLRRALTASLRRLGTDRVDLYQLHLADAAPERAAELRDACEELVAEGLIRAYAWSTDDPARAAVFAKGPHCTAVQHALNVLTDAPEMIRLCEEADLASVNRSPLAMGLLTGRHAGRRPLPAGDIRSRPPAWLRGFGDGSGADPAWLARVDALRDVLTSGGRTLAQGALAWLWARSPRTVPIPGFRSVAQVEENAGALEKGPLTDEQMTEVERILAR, from the coding sequence ATGGACACCACACGGACACTGGGACGCAGCGGTATCGAGGTCAGCGCCGTCGGATGCGGCTGCTGGGCGATCGGCGGTGAGTGGCAGGACCCGGACGGGCAGCCCCTGGGCTGGGGCAGGGTCGACGACGACGAGTCCGTCCGGGCGATCCGGCGCGCCGTCGACCTGGGCGTCACCTTCTTCGACACGGCGGACGTCTACGGGACGGGGCACAGCGAGCGCGTCCTCGGGCGGGCCCTCGGCCGGCGCCGGGACGAGGTCGTCGTCGCCACCAAGTGGGGCAACGTCTTCGACGCGGACACCCGCACCCTCACCGGCGGCGACGACTCGCCCGCCCACCTGCGCCGCGCCCTGACCGCCTCCCTGCGCCGCCTCGGCACCGACCGCGTCGACCTGTACCAGCTCCACCTCGCCGACGCCGCCCCCGAGCGGGCCGCCGAACTCCGCGACGCGTGCGAGGAACTGGTGGCGGAGGGACTGATCCGGGCGTACGCGTGGAGCACCGACGACCCCGCCCGCGCCGCCGTGTTCGCGAAGGGGCCGCACTGCACCGCCGTGCAGCACGCGCTGAACGTCCTCACCGACGCGCCCGAGATGATCAGGCTGTGCGAGGAGGCGGACCTCGCCTCCGTCAACCGCAGTCCGCTCGCCATGGGCCTGCTCACCGGCAGGCACGCCGGCCGGCGGCCGCTTCCGGCCGGGGACATCCGCAGCAGGCCGCCCGCCTGGCTGCGGGGCTTCGGCGACGGGTCGGGCGCGGACCCGGCGTGGCTCGCGCGGGTCGACGCGCTCCGGGACGTCCTCACCAGCGGGGGCCGCACGCTCGCCCAGGGCGCTCTCGCCTGGCTGTGGGCGCGCAGCCCGCGCACCGTGCCGATCCCCGGTTTCCGCTCGGTCGCCCAGGTCGAGGAGAACGCGGGGGCGCTCGAGAAGGGACCGCTCACCGACGAGCAGATGACCGAGGTCGAGCGGATCCTCGCCCGGTAG
- a CDS encoding MazG-like family protein, whose protein sequence is MSDHPSPSPAPAADLWASVDDLCGWLDANRPAEGREGLLLRILKLSEEVGEVAEAVIGATGQNPRKGTTHTWDDVQSELCDVAVTALVALRTLTPDAREVLTRHLARVTRRSLGA, encoded by the coding sequence ATGAGCGATCACCCGTCCCCTTCCCCCGCCCCGGCCGCCGACCTGTGGGCCTCCGTCGACGACCTGTGCGGCTGGCTGGACGCCAACCGCCCGGCCGAGGGCCGGGAGGGCCTGCTGCTGCGGATCCTCAAACTGTCCGAGGAGGTCGGCGAGGTCGCCGAGGCCGTGATCGGCGCGACCGGCCAGAACCCGCGCAAGGGCACCACGCACACCTGGGACGACGTCCAGTCGGAACTGTGCGACGTCGCCGTGACGGCCCTGGTGGCCCTGCGCACGCTCACCCCCGACGCCCGGGAGGTCCTCACCCGCCACCTGGCCCGGGTCACACGGCGCTCGCTCGGGGCCTAG
- a CDS encoding serine hydrolase domain-containing protein encodes MPPLEGAYGRGGRGLLSAPRLRHGTPERAGLDPGELHLLVREVHARTAGERPWAAGAVVVAGRGPVLAVQEAAGWAVRYAAYDEETGTAVELPPAARVPMTVDTPFDLASLTKLFTSVAAVQQIERGTLGIDARVGAYLPDFTAAARHGVTVRQLLTHTSGLRPELPLYDCADDAERLALLRAEPPVGVPGTYCYSDLNMLLLQHVLERVTGRTLDTLVRDGITRPLGMTATDFGPCPGAAATEDQRRPWAKADRGMLRGEVHDENAWALGGVAGHAGLFSTGRDLAVFCRTLLAGGSYGPARILGPDFVDLLFTPPGLGFALDQPWFMGELAGRGAAGHTGFTGTSLVLDRATDTYLVLLANTVHPRRRRVPDNAPRADAATRVARAVRRT; translated from the coding sequence GTGCCGCCCCTGGAAGGGGCGTACGGGCGCGGAGGGAGAGGGCTTCTGAGCGCACCGAGACTGCGCCACGGCACACCGGAACGGGCCGGGCTCGATCCCGGCGAACTGCACCTGCTGGTCCGGGAGGTGCACGCCCGCACCGCCGGGGAGCGCCCCTGGGCGGCCGGCGCCGTCGTGGTCGCCGGCCGCGGCCCGGTGCTCGCCGTGCAGGAGGCGGCGGGCTGGGCCGTGCGGTACGCGGCGTACGACGAGGAGACCGGCACCGCGGTCGAACTGCCGCCGGCCGCGCGCGTGCCGATGACCGTGGACACCCCCTTCGACCTGGCGTCCCTCACCAAGCTGTTCACCTCGGTGGCCGCCGTGCAGCAGATCGAGCGGGGCACGCTCGGCATCGACGCGCGCGTGGGCGCGTACCTGCCGGACTTCACGGCGGCCGCCCGGCACGGCGTCACGGTCCGTCAGCTGCTCACCCACACCTCCGGGCTGCGCCCCGAACTCCCGCTGTACGACTGCGCCGACGACGCGGAGCGCCTGGCGCTGCTCCGCGCCGAGCCGCCCGTCGGCGTGCCCGGCACGTACTGCTACTCCGACCTCAACATGCTGCTGCTCCAGCACGTCCTGGAACGCGTCACCGGCCGCACGCTCGACACGCTGGTCCGGGACGGCATCACCCGCCCGCTCGGCATGACGGCGACCGACTTCGGGCCGTGCCCGGGCGCGGCGGCCACCGAGGACCAGCGGCGGCCGTGGGCCAAGGCGGACCGGGGGATGCTGCGGGGCGAGGTGCACGACGAGAACGCCTGGGCGCTGGGCGGGGTCGCGGGCCACGCCGGCCTGTTCTCCACGGGGCGGGACCTGGCGGTGTTCTGCCGCACCCTGCTGGCCGGCGGCTCGTACGGCCCGGCCCGCATCCTCGGCCCCGACTTCGTGGACCTGCTGTTCACCCCGCCCGGGCTGGGCTTCGCCCTGGACCAGCCCTGGTTCATGGGGGAGCTGGCGGGGCGCGGAGCGGCGGGGCACACCGGTTTCACGGGGACGTCCCTGGTCCTGGACCGGGCCACGGACACCTACCTGGTCCTCCTCGCCAACACCGTCCACCCCCGCCGCCGCCGGGTCCCGGACAACGCGCCCCGGGCGGACGCGGCGACACGGGTGGCCCGGGCGGTCCGGCGGACCTGA
- a CDS encoding multidrug effflux MFS transporter, which translates to MLVTFLLGGLTATPPLAMDMYLPALPEVTRSLHAPAATVQLTLTACLAGMALGQLVVGPMSDRWGRRRPLLAGLAVYVVATALCAFAPTVELLVAFRLVQGLAGAAGIVIARAVVRDLYDGVAMARFFSTLMLISGVAPIVAPLIGGQILRVTDWRGVFVVLTVVGVALTALVWARLPETLAPADRHGGGVGAALGSMRRLLADRSFTGYMLTGSFAFASLFAYVAASPFVVQEIYGASPQTFSLLFGLNSIGLVAMGQLNGKVLVGRVRLDRVLGLGLAVVAVASVALLLMSLGAFGEVGLAPVAAALFVLMSAMGITLPNTQTLALMRTRQAAGAASALLGTSSFLVGAIASPLVGIAGEDTAVPMAVVQLAAALVALACFTGMCRPWKGRTGAEGEGF; encoded by the coding sequence CTGCTGGTCACGTTCCTCCTGGGCGGCCTGACCGCCACGCCCCCGCTGGCGATGGACATGTACCTCCCCGCCCTCCCGGAGGTCACCCGCTCCCTGCACGCGCCCGCCGCCACCGTCCAGCTCACGCTCACCGCCTGCCTGGCGGGCATGGCGCTCGGGCAGCTGGTGGTCGGCCCGATGAGCGACCGGTGGGGCCGCCGCCGCCCGCTGCTCGCCGGCCTCGCGGTCTACGTCGTCGCCACCGCGCTGTGCGCGTTCGCGCCGACCGTCGAGCTCCTCGTCGCCTTCCGGCTGGTGCAGGGACTCGCGGGAGCGGCCGGCATCGTCATCGCGCGGGCGGTGGTCCGCGACCTGTACGACGGCGTGGCCATGGCCCGCTTCTTCTCGACCCTCATGCTGATCTCCGGCGTCGCGCCGATCGTGGCGCCGCTCATCGGCGGGCAGATCCTGCGGGTGACGGACTGGCGGGGCGTGTTCGTCGTCCTCACCGTCGTCGGGGTGGCGCTGACGGCCCTGGTGTGGGCGAGGCTGCCGGAGACGCTGGCCCCCGCCGACCGCCACGGCGGCGGCGTCGGCGCGGCCCTCGGCTCGATGCGCCGGCTGCTCGCCGACCGGTCCTTCACCGGCTACATGCTCACCGGCTCCTTCGCCTTCGCCTCCCTCTTCGCCTACGTCGCGGCCTCCCCGTTCGTCGTCCAGGAGATCTACGGCGCCTCCCCGCAGACGTTCAGCCTGCTGTTCGGGCTCAACTCGATCGGGCTGGTGGCCATGGGGCAGCTCAACGGCAAGGTGCTGGTCGGCCGGGTCCGGCTGGACCGGGTGCTCGGGCTCGGGCTCGCCGTCGTGGCCGTCGCCTCGGTCGCGCTGCTGCTGATGTCGCTGGGCGCGTTCGGCGAGGTCGGGCTGGCGCCCGTGGCCGCCGCGCTGTTCGTGCTGATGTCCGCGATGGGCATCACCCTGCCCAACACCCAGACCCTCGCCCTGATGCGCACCAGGCAGGCCGCCGGTGCCGCGTCGGCCCTGCTCGGCACGTCGTCCTTCCTCGTCGGCGCGATCGCCTCCCCGCTGGTCGGGATCGCCGGGGAGGACACCGCCGTCCCGATGGCCGTCGTCCAGCTGGCCGCGGCCCTGGTGGCGCTGGCCTGCTTCACGGGAATGTGCCGCCCCTGGAAGGGGCGTACGGGCGCGGAGGGAGAGGGCTTCTGA